One Setaria italica strain Yugu1 chromosome II, Setaria_italica_v2.0, whole genome shotgun sequence DNA segment encodes these proteins:
- the LOC101758727 gene encoding BTB/POZ domain-containing protein At3g22104 isoform X2 yields the protein MAADGPDAASTAAPSLMRMTEKALEEMPHWPWHAVVDTVKQCQRLLPLADTTGAFDAAVNALVSHMAVPPPAGDATPTTSSPESSAFRFSCDTKSSSLSLRGSCISRTWWFEDLVPLRPGTVERVAAALVARGTDHGVVARFLFYYLKCRIAGASAEDKRAMLEASVAVMSGLDRSAVSCKGLFGILRIAAPLKLTDACQERLVAMIGRKLDHATLDNLLVPAPAGTGSLYDVSLVLRFLEAFLRGDARDEPARLKKLGRLVDLYLAEVAPDPSLRPAKFLELVTALPAPARDCHDALYRAIDVYFQVHARLTDEEKMKICRGLSYEKLSPECCKHLARNGGFPTRAAVQALASQHTVLKSLVLRDPAQLKPVSPSPPPSTGKRRETCCHDDDVGSGGGENDGQVILYAGRLDLTLENQNLRSLLDGMHWRVMELEKVCSRMKTQMIKMKARRGGGRTARSLPRMCS from the exons ATGGCGGCGGACGGGCCCGACGCCGCGTCCACGGCCGCGCCGAGCCTGATGAGGATGACGGAGAAGGCGCTCGAGGAGATGCCGCACTGGCCGTGGCACGCCGTCGTGGACACCGTGAAGCAGTGCCAGCGGCTGCTCCCGCTCGCCGACACCACCGGCGCGTTCGACGCGGCCGTGAACGCGCTGGTGTCCCACATGGCAGTGCCCCCGCCGGCCGGGGACGCCACGCCGACGACCTCCTCGCCGGAGAGCTCGGCGTTCCGGTTCTCGTGCGACACCAAGAGCAGCAGCCTCAGCCTCCGGGGTTCCTGCATCAGCCGCACCTGGTGGTTCGAGGACCTCGTGCCGCTCCGCCCCGGCACGGTGGAGCGCGTCGCCGCGGCGCTCGTGGCCAGGGGCACTGACCACGGCGTCGTCGCCCGCTTCCTCTTCTACTACCTCAAGTGCCGCATCGCCGGCGCGAGCGCGGAGGACAAGAGGGCGATGCTGGAGGCGTCGGTCGCCGTCATGTCCGGACTCGACCGGAGCGCCGTCTCCTGCAAGGGCCTCTTCGGCATCCTCAGGATCGCCGCGCCGCTGAAGCTGACCGACGCGTGCCAGGAGCGGCTCGTCGCCATGATCGGCCGCAAGCTCGACCACGCGACGCTAGACAACCTCCTCGTCCCGGCGCCGGCCGGGACGGGCAGCCTGTACGATGTCAGCCTGGTGCTGAGGTTCTTGGAAGCCTTCCTCCGCGGCGACGCCCGCGACGAGccggcgaggctgaagaagttGGGCAGGCTCGTCGACCTCTACCTGGCCGAGGTCGCCCCGGACCCGTCCCTGCGCCCGGCCAAGTTCCTCGAGCTCGTCACGGCGCTGCCGGCTCCGGCGAGGGACTGCCACGACGCGCTGTATCGCGCCATCGACGTTTATTTCCAG GTTCACGCTCGCCTGACGGACGAGGAGAAGATGAAGATCTGCAGGGGGCTGAGCTACGAGAAGCTGTCACCGGAGTGCTGCAAGCACCTGGCCCGGAACGGCGGGTTCCCGACgagggcggcggtgcaggcgctgGCGTCACAGCACACGGTGCTCAAGAGCCTCGTCCTCCGCGACCCGGCCCAGCTGAAGCCGGTGTCGCCGTCCCCTCCCCCGTCCACGGGAAAGCGCCGCGAGACATGCTgccacgacgacgacgtcggcaGCGGTGGTGGCGAGAACGACGGGCAGGTGATCCTGTACGCGGGGCGGCTGGACCTGACGCTGGAGAACCAGAACCTGCGGTCGCTCCTGGACGGGATGCACTGGCGGGTGATGGAGCTGGAGAAGGTGTGCAGCCGGATGAAGACGCAGATGATCAAGATGAAGGccaggaggggcggcggccgcaCCGCCAGGTCGCTCCCCAGGATGTGTTCTTGA
- the LOC101758727 gene encoding BTB/POZ domain-containing protein At3g22104 isoform X1: MSRVVLLEVDVNGEELFVVDKDILARFCGRIRRLVVAGAASARRPPRVVLHGFPGGAEAFELVARFSYADGGGGVVTAANACVLRCAAEFLDMAADGPDAASTAAPSLMRMTEKALEEMPHWPWHAVVDTVKQCQRLLPLADTTGAFDAAVNALVSHMAVPPPAGDATPTTSSPESSAFRFSCDTKSSSLSLRGSCISRTWWFEDLVPLRPGTVERVAAALVARGTDHGVVARFLFYYLKCRIAGASAEDKRAMLEASVAVMSGLDRSAVSCKGLFGILRIAAPLKLTDACQERLVAMIGRKLDHATLDNLLVPAPAGTGSLYDVSLVLRFLEAFLRGDARDEPARLKKLGRLVDLYLAEVAPDPSLRPAKFLELVTALPAPARDCHDALYRAIDVYFQVHARLTDEEKMKICRGLSYEKLSPECCKHLARNGGFPTRAAVQALASQHTVLKSLVLRDPAQLKPVSPSPPPSTGKRRETCCHDDDVGSGGGENDGQVILYAGRLDLTLENQNLRSLLDGMHWRVMELEKVCSRMKTQMIKMKARRGGGRTARSLPRMCS; encoded by the exons GACATTCTTGCGCGGTTCTGTGGTAGGATCAGGAGGTTGGTGGTCGCCGGCGCAGCGTCCGCGAGGCGGCCTCCGAGGGTAGTGCTGCACGGcttccccggcggcgccgaggcgtTCGAGCTCGTCGCGAGGTTCTCTtacgccgacggcggcggcggagtggtgACCGCGGCCAACGCTTGTGTGCTCCGCTGCGCGGCGGAGTTCTTGGATATGGCGGCGGACGGGCCCGACGCCGCGTCCACGGCCGCGCCGAGCCTGATGAGGATGACGGAGAAGGCGCTCGAGGAGATGCCGCACTGGCCGTGGCACGCCGTCGTGGACACCGTGAAGCAGTGCCAGCGGCTGCTCCCGCTCGCCGACACCACCGGCGCGTTCGACGCGGCCGTGAACGCGCTGGTGTCCCACATGGCAGTGCCCCCGCCGGCCGGGGACGCCACGCCGACGACCTCCTCGCCGGAGAGCTCGGCGTTCCGGTTCTCGTGCGACACCAAGAGCAGCAGCCTCAGCCTCCGGGGTTCCTGCATCAGCCGCACCTGGTGGTTCGAGGACCTCGTGCCGCTCCGCCCCGGCACGGTGGAGCGCGTCGCCGCGGCGCTCGTGGCCAGGGGCACTGACCACGGCGTCGTCGCCCGCTTCCTCTTCTACTACCTCAAGTGCCGCATCGCCGGCGCGAGCGCGGAGGACAAGAGGGCGATGCTGGAGGCGTCGGTCGCCGTCATGTCCGGACTCGACCGGAGCGCCGTCTCCTGCAAGGGCCTCTTCGGCATCCTCAGGATCGCCGCGCCGCTGAAGCTGACCGACGCGTGCCAGGAGCGGCTCGTCGCCATGATCGGCCGCAAGCTCGACCACGCGACGCTAGACAACCTCCTCGTCCCGGCGCCGGCCGGGACGGGCAGCCTGTACGATGTCAGCCTGGTGCTGAGGTTCTTGGAAGCCTTCCTCCGCGGCGACGCCCGCGACGAGccggcgaggctgaagaagttGGGCAGGCTCGTCGACCTCTACCTGGCCGAGGTCGCCCCGGACCCGTCCCTGCGCCCGGCCAAGTTCCTCGAGCTCGTCACGGCGCTGCCGGCTCCGGCGAGGGACTGCCACGACGCGCTGTATCGCGCCATCGACGTTTATTTCCAG GTTCACGCTCGCCTGACGGACGAGGAGAAGATGAAGATCTGCAGGGGGCTGAGCTACGAGAAGCTGTCACCGGAGTGCTGCAAGCACCTGGCCCGGAACGGCGGGTTCCCGACgagggcggcggtgcaggcgctgGCGTCACAGCACACGGTGCTCAAGAGCCTCGTCCTCCGCGACCCGGCCCAGCTGAAGCCGGTGTCGCCGTCCCCTCCCCCGTCCACGGGAAAGCGCCGCGAGACATGCTgccacgacgacgacgtcggcaGCGGTGGTGGCGAGAACGACGGGCAGGTGATCCTGTACGCGGGGCGGCTGGACCTGACGCTGGAGAACCAGAACCTGCGGTCGCTCCTGGACGGGATGCACTGGCGGGTGATGGAGCTGGAGAAGGTGTGCAGCCGGATGAAGACGCAGATGATCAAGATGAAGGccaggaggggcggcggccgcaCCGCCAGGTCGCTCCCCAGGATGTGTTCTTGA